In Populus nigra chromosome 1, ddPopNigr1.1, whole genome shotgun sequence, one genomic interval encodes:
- the LOC133672660 gene encoding protein DMR6-LIKE OXYGENASE 1-like: MKLYSPDRTSPIWSATGFKDNTQNVFVSKEYLVFHCHPPEEYVDLWPTNPSSFRELCSSEYSEAARRAEITPLEAIFEGLDMERESTDQILDKHGQKVSMNYYPPCEKSNLGHTFGMRGHTDTTLVTIHRQMIREEDLPGVLLLEAKLLVMVRLFDRVAPRR, from the exons atgaaattatactCTCCTGACCGTACCAGTCCCATATGGTCGGCGACCGGATTTAAGGACAATACTCAGAATGTCTTCGTCTCGAAGGAATACTTGGTATTTCATTGTCATCCGCCGGAAGAATATGTGGATCTATGGCCAACAAATCCTTCATCCTTCAG AGAGCTTTGTAGCTCTGAGTACAGTGAAGCTGCTAGAAGGGCAGAAATAACACCACTTGAGGCCATATTTGAGGGCTTGGACATGGAAAGGGAGTCTACAGACCAAATATTGGACAAACATGGACAGAAAGTGTCTATGAACTACTATCCACCTTGTGAAAAGTCAAATCTTGGGCATACTTTTGGAATGCGTGGTCATACTGATACCACTTTAGTCACAATTCACCGGCAGATGATCAG GGAAGAAGACTTGCCTGGTGTGTTGCTGTTGGAGGCGAAGCTGTTGGTGATGGTGCGTCTGTTTGATCGGGTGGCGCCTCGGCGATGA
- the LOC133680968 gene encoding caffeic acid 3-O-methyltransferase 1-like, translating into MATSSNEEDYHLQYAMQLASASTLPMVFKAVIELGVLEIIEKAGPGALLSASQIASQLPTQNNPDAPTVLDRILCLLASHSILTCSLATENQDSDQVQRLYGLAPVAKYFIKKEDGGSLSPYFLVIQDKVTVDLWYHLKDVILQGGFLFQKAYGMSSMEYVKKDPRFGEVFSGFVRGFNPLFMKRILDIYDGFEGLTSLVDVGGGNGSVLNMIISKYPAIKGINFDLAPVIENSPSYPGIEHVAGDVFLTIPKGEAIFMKWVSHFWNDENFLKVLKNCYEALPDNGKLIVVEMVIPESPGTSVADRSLLQNYLFVTNMNPKRNERTEKEFERLAKAAGFSHFRVACSACSFSVVEFIKKKATASTAAIAAK; encoded by the exons ATGGCAACCTCAAGCAATGAAGAAGACTATCATCTCCAGTATGCCATGCAACTTGCAAGTGCATCAACTCTGCCTATGGTTTTCAAAGCAGTGATTGAGCTAGGGGTTCTGGAGATCATAGAAAAAGCTGGCCCTGGTGCCTTGCTCTCAGCCTCACAGATTGCCTCTCAACTTCCCACCCAAAACAACCCTGATGCCCCTACTGTACTAGACCGTATCCTGTGCCTTCTTGCTAGCCATTCTATTCTGACTTGTTCTCTAGCCACCGAGAATCAAGATAGTGATCAAGTTCAAAGGTTATATGGATTGGCACCAGTAGCCAAATACTTTATCAAGAAGGAAGATGGAGGGTCCTTGAGTCCCTATTTTCTTGTTATTCAAGATAAAGTCACAGTGGATCTCT GGTACCACTTAAAAGATGTTATTCTTCAAGGAGGGTTTCTATTTCAGAAGGCTTATGGGATGAGTTCTATGGAGTATGTGAAAAAGGATCCAAGATTTGGTGAAGTATTCAGTGGCTTTGTTAGAGGTTTCAACCCTTTATTTATGAAGAGGATTTTGGACATATATGATGGCTTTGAAGGTCTAACATCCTTGGTGGATGTTGGTGGTGGCAATGGTTCTGTCCTTAATATGATCATCTCAAAGTATCCTGCTATTAAGGGCATCAACTTTGATTTGGCTCCAGTTATAGAAAACTCGCCATCCTATCCAG GTATTGAGCATGTTGCAGGAGATGTATTCTTAACCATTCCTAAAGGAGAAGCCATTTTCATGAAG TGGGTATCCCATTTCTGGAACGATGAGAACTTCTTGAAAGTACTAAAGAATTGCTATGAAGCTTTACCGGACAACGGAAAGTTGATAGTAGTGGAAATGGTAATTCCTGAAAGCCCCGGTACCAGTGTTGCAGATAGAAGCTTGCTGCAGAATTATTTATTCGTGACAAACATGAATCCGAAGAGAAATGAAAGGACAGAAAAAGAATTTGAACGTTTGGCCAAAGCAGCAGGGTTTTCTCATTTTCGAGTTGCCTGTTCCGCCTGTTCTTTCTCAGTTGTTGAGTTCATTAAAAAGAAGGCAACTGCTAGTACTGCTGCTATAGCAGCGAAGTGA
- the LOC133705880 gene encoding metal tolerance protein 1-like, with product MDMRNSEHGRVIEVHVDVPAAENSLGGSRICGGVSCGFSDAQTSSKDAKERGASMKKLGWAVGLCLVFMGVEIAGGIKANSLAILTDAAHLLSDVAAFAISLFSIWASGWEATPRRTYGYFRIEILGALISIQMIWLLAGILVYEAIVRLIHDTGAVKGALMFAVAAVGLLVNIGMALLLGHDHGHGHGHGHGHEHGHEHGHEHGEHNHDHSDDGHSHEGDDGHSHEDHDHSHEDHDHAHNHMLSGATHHNHHHHEGSCENNDEHHHTHGADLAEPLLSTHTEVDNKTKGGSKQKKQRNINVQGAYLHVLGDSIQSVGVMIGGAIIWYKPEWKIIDLICTLVFSIIVLGTTIGMIRNILEVLMESTPREIDATRLEKGLCEMDEVVAIHELHIWAITVGKFLLACHVMIKPDADADMVLDKVIDYIRREHNITHVTIQIERQ from the coding sequence ATGGACATGCGAAATTCAGAACATGGACGTGTAATTGAAGTACATGTAGATGTTCCAGCTGCGGAGAATAGCCTGGGTGGGAGTAGGATTTGTGGAGGAGTATCGTGTGGATTTTCAGATGCTCAAACCAGTTCTAAAGATGCAAAGGAACGAGGGGCATCCATGAAGAAACTTGGGTGGGCAGTTGGGCTCTGTCTTGTCTTCATGGGTGTTGAAATTGCTGGAGGCATAAAAGCCAATAGTCTTGCAATTTTGACCGATGCAGCTCATCTTTTATCAGATGTTGCAGCATTTGCAATCTCCTTGTTTTCAATCTGGGCATCCGGATGGGAGGCAACTCCACGTCGGACTTATGGATATTTTAGGATTGAGATACTTGGTGCTCTTATTTCCATCCAGATGATATGGCTTCTTGCAGGTATCCTTGTATATGAAGCTATTGTTAGACTTATTCATGATACAGGTGCAGTTAAAGGTGCACTCATGTttgctgttgctgctgttggCTTACTGGTTAATATTGGCATGGCACTCCTGTTGGGTCACGACCATGGCCACGGGCATGGCCACGGGCATGGTCACGAGCATGGCCACGAGCATGGTCATGAGCATGGTGAGCACAATCATGACCACAGTGATGATGGCCATAGCCACGAGGGTGATGATGGCCATAGCCATGAGGATCATGATCATAGCCATGAGGATCATGATCATGCACATAACCACATGCTGAGTGGAGCCACTCATCATAATCACCACCATCATGAAGGGAGCTGTGAAAACAATGATGAACATCATCATACACACGGAGCAGATCTTGCTGAGCCTCTGCTTAGTACTCACACAGAAGTtgacaacaaaacaaaaggagggAGTAAACAAAAGAAGCAGAGAAATATCAATGTTCAGGGTGCCTATCTTCATGTATTGGGAGACTCAATTCAGAGTGTTGGGGTGATGATTGGTGGGGCAATTATATGGTATAAGCCAGAGTGGAAGATTATTGATCTGATATGCACCCTCGTGTTTTCGATAATCGTTCTGGGCACAACGATCGGTATGATACGGAATATTCTAGAGGTTCTAATGGAAAGTACCCCGAGGGAGATTGATGCAACTAGGCTTGAGAAGGGTCTCTGCGAGATGGATGAGGTGGTTGCCATTCATGAACTGCACATTTGGGCAATAACTGTAGGGAAGTTTCTGTTGGCTTGCCATGTTATGATCAAGCCTGATGCTGATGCTGACATGGTACTGGACAAGGTTATAGATTACATTAGGAGAGAACACAATATCACTCATGTGACCATTCAGATAGAGCGACAGTAA
- the LOC133690631 gene encoding large ribosomal subunit protein uL11c-like, producing the protein MASSSSLSTHYHFISPLSPSSKNNANIKLSSFLFASPISLSSNPNISLQFFDKKHSPLLSTAPRRLSVIAMAPPKPGGKAKKVIGLIKLALEAGKATPAPPVGPALGSKGVNIMAFCKDYNARTADKAGYVIPVEITVYDDKSFTFILKTPPASVLLLKAAGVEKGSKDPKMEKVGKVTIDQLRTIATEKLPDLNCTTIESAMRIIAGTAANMGIDVDPPILEPKKKVVL; encoded by the exons atggcttcttcttcttctctctcaacCCATTATCACTTCATTTCTCCTCTTTCTCCTTCTTCAAAGAACAATGCTAACATCAAgctttcctcttttctttttgcttctCCCATTAGCTTATCTTCAAACCCCaatatttctcttcaattctttgacAAGAAACACTCCCCACTTCTTTCAACAGCTCCAAGAAGGCTCTCGGTTATTGCAATGGCCCCTCCAAAGCCTGGTGGAAAGGCcaagaaag TGATTGGATTGATAAAGTTGGCTTTAGAGGCAGGGAAGGCAACTCCTGCACCACCTGTAGGACCAGCGCTTGGTTCAAAGGGTGTAAATATTATGGCTTTTTGTAAGGATTATAATGCCAGAACCGCAGATAAAGCTGGTTATGTCATTCCTGTTGAGATTACTGTTTATGAT GATAAAAgctttacttttattttgaaGACACCTCCTGCTTCAGTTTTGTTGCTTAAGGCTGCAG GAGTGGAGAAAGGTTCTAAAGATCCAAAGATGGAGAAAGTGGGTAAGGTCACGATTGACCAATTACGCACCATAGCTACTGAAAAGCTTCCAGACTTGAATTGCACAACCATTGAATCAGCAATGAGAATCATAGCAGGCACTGCAGCTAACATGGGGATCGATGTAGATCCTCCCATTCTTGAACCTAAAAAGAAAGTTGTCTTGTAG
- the LOC133685361 gene encoding E3 ubiquitin-protein ligase RHA1B-like: protein MGIPSFVAVKMPKCFCFKFLVELLTFIKLVFLLTLTILRMFKPPELLYNSDQDQDTTEGYVLLMDELCPSPIPVPVSTLARLIKKKLKVIAYSSLLERSGKLEDDQESICPVCLDCIEGRDEVREPCNCSHVFHLKCLDSWVDQAHVTCPTCRSMLFPKKVGAAAMYLLAFQDSLTDEQVS, encoded by the coding sequence ATGGGGATTCCCAGCTTTGTTGCAGTGAAGATgccaaaatgtttttgtttcaaattccTGGTAGAGCTTCTCACTTTCATCAAGTTGGTGTTTCTATTGACTCTAACCATTCTACGTATGTTCAAGCCGCCTGAACTGCTTTACAATTCCGATCAAGATCAAGATACCACAGAGGGTTATGTTCTTTTAATGGATGAACTTTGTCCATCACCAATTCCAGTCCCAGTTTCCACTCTTGCAAGACTGATCAAGAAGAAACTGAAAGTGATAGCATACAGCAGTTTACTTGAAAGATCAGGGAAGCTTGAAGATGATCAAGAGAGCATATGTCCTGTCTGCTTGGACTGTATAGAAGGAAGAGATGAAGTCAGAGAACCATGCAACTGCTCTCATGTGTTTCATCTAAAATGCCTAGATAGTTGGGTGGATCAAGCTCATGTCACCTGCCCTACCTGCAGGTCCATGCTGTTTCCAAAGAAGGTGGGAGCTGCTGCAATGTATTTACTTGCTTTTCAAGATTCTCTTACGGATGAACAAGTTAGCTGA